Proteins encoded within one genomic window of Fragaria vesca subsp. vesca linkage group LG1, FraVesHawaii_1.0, whole genome shotgun sequence:
- the LOC101302011 gene encoding exosome complex component rrp45-like yields MEQRLANTWRMTVNEKKFIETALESGLRIDGRRPFDYRTVDIKFGKDDGSAEVHLGQTHVMAFVTAQLVQPYRDRPNEGTLSIFTEFSPMADPSFEPGRPAEYAVELGRVIDRGLRESRAVDTESLCILSAKLVWAVRVDLHILDNGGNLIDAANIAALAGLLTFRRPECSLGGENGQEVIIHPPEEREPLHLIIHHLPIAVTFGFFSYESSVVIDPTHHEEAVMGGRMTATLNSNGDVCAIQKAGGEGILQGVIMQCLRIAAAKAGAISDMIKKEVDSHNTQRALLKIKRHSSSVPMDVDRGGSNLGLKQNSSVEMGVDEFSGHHVERLKQVPEEGIAYQSGGVESETISSDNTQINRSNADTKNFIGGPSSWDPYSMGVDSDSLKASLGSQGMPMPIEKQNSKGEETTSKPEPEDAPEDNNLKTSPLGEASAEQANGEKTLKDAVKAKNRKSRRKSRSSSGPS; encoded by the exons ATGGAGCAGAGGCTGGCGAATACATGGCGGATGACGGTGAACGAGAAGAAGTTCATCGAGACGGCACTAGAGTCGGGACTCCGAATCGACGGCCGCCGTCCGTTCGACTACCGCACCGTCGATATCAAGTTCGGGAAAGACGACGGCTCCGCGGAGGTGCACCTCGGCCAGACTCATGTAATGGCCTTCGTCACCGCCCAGCTCGTCCAGCCCTACCGCGACAGGCCCAATGAAGGCACTCTCTCCATCTTCACCGAGTTCTCTCCCATGGCCGACCCTTCCTTCGAGCCTGGCCGCCCCGCCGAGTACGCCGTCGAGCTCGGCCGCGTTATTGACCGCGGTCTCAGGGAGAGCCGGGCAGTTGATACGGAGTCGCTCTGTATTCTCTCTGCCAAATTAGTATGGGCTGTTCGTGTTGATCTCCACATTCTTGATAACGGAGG GAATCTCATTGATGCTGCTAATATTGCTGCACTGGCCGGTTTGTTGACGTTTCGGAGGCCCGAGTGCTCATTGGGGGGAGAAAACGGTCAGGAAGTCATCATACATCCACCCGAGGAGAGAGAGCCGCTTCATCTAATAATACATCATCTTCCTATTGCAGTAACTTTTGGATTCTTCAGTTACGAGAGCAGTGTG GTTATTGATCCGACCCACCATGAAGAGGCTGTTATGGGGGGACGAATGACCGCTACACTTAACTCTAACGGTGATGTTTGTGCCATTCAAAAGGCTGGAGGGGAGGGCATCTTGCAGGGTGTTATAATGCAATGTTTGCGAATTGCTGCTGCCAAGGCTGGTGCCATCTCAGATATGATAAAGAAAGAG GTTGATTCACATAACACACAAAGAGCATTACTGAAGATCAAGCGTCATTCTTCTTCTGTCCCAATGGATGTAGATAGAGGTGGTTCTAACCTAGGGTTGAAACAGAACTCTTCTGTTGAGATGGGAGTTGATGAATTTTCAGGGCATCATGTGGAGAGACTAAAGCAGGTGCCGGAGGAAGGCATTGCTTATCAAAGTGGTGGTGTTGAAAGTGAAACTATATCGTCAGACAACACACAAATTAACAGGAGTAATGCGGATACCAAGAATTTTATTGGGGGGCCCTCAAGTTG GGATCCTTACTCAATGGGTGTTGATTCAGATTCCTTGAAAGCTTCTCTAGGGTCCCAAG GTATGCCAATGCCTATTGAGAAACAAAACTCAAAAGGCGAGGAAACAACAAGCAAACCCGAGCCAGAGGATGCTCCTGAAGATAACAATCTAAAGACTTCACCCCTTGGGGAAGCATCTGCAGAACAAGCAAATGGAGAGAAAACCCTGAAGGATGCTGTAAAGGCGAAGAACAGGAAATCCAGGAGAAAGAGTCGCTCCTCTTCTGGTCCTAGCTAA
- the LOC101300855 gene encoding histone-lysine N-methyltransferase ASHH3-like produces MPAMRKHSERSHFGNVFNKLLKQIGSPVDFELPDWFNKWKPMNYTFIKRNIYLTKKIKRRLEDDGIFCSCAPSSPGSPTVCGRDCHCGMLLSSCSSGCKCGSSCLNKPFQHRPVKKMKLVKTEKCGSGIVADEDIKQGEFVIEYVGEVIDDKTCEERLWYMKHRGETNFYLCEINRDMVIDATYKGNKSRYINHSCCPNTEMQKWIIDGETRIGIFATCDIKRGDHLTYDYQFVQFGADQDCHCGAVGCREKLGVRPTKPKMSSVAALKLVACQLAVSSPKVKGMFSAKDVYPNGGFPVGSSQHIRKDHSQGGTACNCIDEVIRIRRPINERSFGVIKRFDNHSKKHAIMFEDGGIEILDMSKEEWEFVTL; encoded by the exons ATGCCTGCTATGAGGAAG CATTCTGAGCGTAGTCACTTTGGGAATGTATTCAACAAGTTGCTGAAGCAGATTGGAAGCCCTGTGGATTTTGAACTTCCAGATTGGTTCAATAAATGGAAACCGATGAACTACACTTTTATAAAGCGCA ATATATATCTCACTAAGAAGATTAAAAGACGACTTGAGGATGATGGAATATTCTGCTCATGCGCCCCATCATCACCAGGGTCTCCGACTGTTTGTGGTAGAGATTGCCACTGTGG GATGCTACTGTCTAGCTGCTCCTCAGGCTGTAAATGTGGAAGTTCATGTCTGAACAAACCATTCCAGCACCGGCCTGTGAAGAAGATGAAGCTGGTCAAG ACTGAGAAATGTGGTTCTGGAATTGTGGCGGATGAAGATATTAAGCAAGGAGAATTTGTGATAGAATACGTTGGAGAAG TTATTGATGACAAAACATGTGAGGAAAGGCTCTGGTATATGAAACACCGTGGTGAAACAAACTTTTACTTATGTGAAATCAATCGAGATATGGTTATTGATGCTACGTACAAGGGAAACAAATCAAGATACATAAACCATAGCTGTTGTCCCAATACTGAGATGCAAAAATG GATAATCGATGGCGAAACAAGAATAGGAATTTTTGCAACTTGCGACATAAAAAGGGGAGATCACCTCACCTATGATTATCA GTTCGTTCAATTTGGTGCAGATCAAGATTGCCATTGTGGTGCTGTTGGTTGTCGTGAAAAACTCGGTGTCCGACCTACCAAACCGAAGATGTCATCAGTTGCTGCATTGAAACTAGTAGCATGCCAGCTGGCAGTGTCCTCTCCCAAAGTAAAAGGAATGTTCTCTGCAAAAGAT GTTTATCCAAATGGTGGTTTTCCTGTAG GAAGTTCTCAACATATCCGTAAGGACCATAGCCAAGGTGGTACTGCTTGTAATTGCATTGATGAAGTGATACGAATACGTCGTCCCATAAATGAGAG GTCATTCGGGGTCATCAAACGGTTTGATAATCATTCCAAAAAACATGCG ATCATGTTTGAAGATGGTGGAATTGAAATCCTGGACATGTCGAAAGAAGAATGGGAATTTGTAACGTTGTGA